The candidate division TA06 bacterium genome includes a window with the following:
- a CDS encoding glycosyltransferase family 4 protein has product MKIAVWHNLPSGGGKRALYNHICGLIERGHDIEVWQPSCADRSFLDLSAKVKVTITDCKYYDKQAVSKYDKLKRLIGHRLNIINLKNNAIKSASQLCNTEYDLLFANTCQFMASPFIGRYSNLPSVLYLQEPKRSIFEANNNNPLALPNVPKGLSQIPSFIEDMGVHEFYKLKAREEITNARAFKKLLVNSYFSRESVLRAYGINSEVCYLGVDTNLFKTDNLTHKDNYIIMVGSITKNKNIDFIVNAMGHIAEPRPLLVIVSNFINNEYQNMIIRLAEDRCVPIKILSNVTDLQLVELYSNAKMLTYAPRLEPFGYAPLEANACSLPVVAVKEGGVRETITNGINGLLVDAEPESMADAINDLLCNSRKAIELGENGRRIVAEKWSLDNANDRLEAKLINAIK; this is encoded by the coding sequence ATGAAGATTGCTGTTTGGCACAATCTGCCAAGTGGTGGAGGGAAAAGGGCTTTATATAACCACATTTGTGGTTTAATTGAGAGAGGGCATGATATTGAAGTATGGCAACCGTCATGTGCTGATAGGTCATTTCTTGATTTATCTGCAAAGGTAAAAGTGACAATTACTGATTGTAAGTATTATGATAAGCAAGCAGTAAGCAAGTATGATAAACTAAAGAGATTGATAGGGCATCGGCTAAATATAATTAATTTAAAAAATAATGCTATCAAAAGTGCCTCTCAATTATGTAATACAGAATACGATTTATTGTTTGCCAACACTTGCCAATTTATGGCTTCGCCGTTTATTGGCCGCTATTCAAATCTGCCATCTGTTCTTTATTTGCAAGAACCTAAAAGATCAATATTTGAGGCAAATAATAACAATCCATTAGCCTTGCCTAATGTCCCAAAAGGATTGTCGCAGATTCCATCTTTCATCGAGGATATGGGGGTGCATGAGTTCTATAAATTGAAAGCCAGAGAAGAAATAACTAACGCGCGTGCCTTCAAAAAGCTACTTGTAAATTCTTACTTCAGCCGTGAAAGCGTTCTTCGTGCTTATGGAATAAATTCCGAGGTATGTTATTTAGGGGTCGATACAAACTTATTTAAAACTGATAATTTAACTCATAAAGACAATTATATTATAATGGTAGGTTCAATTACCAAGAACAAAAACATTGATTTCATTGTTAACGCCATGGGCCACATAGCAGAGCCACGACCATTATTAGTGATAGTATCAAATTTCATAAATAATGAATATCAGAATATGATTATACGACTTGCTGAAGACAGGTGCGTACCCATAAAAATACTATCAAATGTAACAGACCTGCAGTTGGTTGAATTGTATTCTAATGCAAAAATGCTGACTTATGCACCCCGGTTGGAACCATTTGGTTACGCTCCTTTGGAAGCAAATGCCTGTTCCCTTCCAGTTGTTGCTGTTAAAGAGGGTGGTGTGCGTGAAACAATTACAAATGGGATAAATGGGTTATTAGTAGACGCTGAACCTGAGTCAATGGCTGATGCGATCAACGATCTATTGTGCAATTCCCGTAAGGCAATTGAACTTGGTGAAAACGGAAGAAGAATTGTTGCTGAAAAATGGTCGTTAGATAACGCTAACGATCGGTTGGAAGCAAAATTAATTAACGCAATCAAATAA
- a CDS encoding glycosyltransferase family 2 protein, translating to MNNIYVIILNWNNLHDTLECVNSLKNSSTIVSKIIIVDNGSTDDSGRILKEKYVDERSIEFIVNDKNEGFSRGINIGVIKAIKENPDYILLLNNDAFLDVNCINNLLKAFVANNRCGVAGPRIFYSHKKDIIWQGGGHFNCWTGGNVVPEKNRIPKVFKDEYVNATFMTGCIMLIKREVFEEIGLLDEDIFFYEEDVDFCLRAAKAGFKLIYVPSAVAWHKVEGIRITPFAFYNRARSRIIVLRKNFNIIYVWYGILLHIILFTPYKIYQSIKSDTPLETLVAWFKGSIDGVSAKLHYKETSLNKK from the coding sequence ATGAATAACATCTATGTTATTATTCTAAATTGGAATAATTTGCATGATACCCTGGAGTGTGTTAACTCTCTAAAGAATAGCTCTACTATTGTTTCCAAGATTATTATTGTCGACAATGGATCTACCGACGATTCAGGCAGAATACTTAAAGAGAAATATGTAGATGAAAGGTCAATAGAATTTATCGTTAATGATAAGAACGAAGGTTTTAGCAGAGGTATAAATATTGGCGTTATAAAGGCCATTAAAGAAAACCCGGATTATATATTATTGTTAAATAATGATGCTTTCTTGGATGTTAATTGTATAAATAATTTACTAAAGGCCTTTGTTGCAAATAATAGATGTGGTGTTGCAGGCCCCAGGATATTTTATTCTCACAAAAAAGACATAATTTGGCAAGGTGGCGGCCATTTTAATTGTTGGACTGGGGGAAATGTTGTGCCCGAAAAAAATAGAATTCCCAAAGTGTTTAAAGATGAATATGTAAATGCTACTTTTATGACGGGTTGTATAATGTTAATAAAACGAGAAGTATTTGAAGAAATAGGTTTGTTAGATGAAGATATATTCTTTTATGAGGAGGATGTTGATTTTTGTCTCCGAGCTGCAAAAGCGGGATTTAAACTTATTTATGTTCCTTCTGCTGTCGCCTGGCATAAGGTAGAAGGGATAAGAATTACGCCATTTGCATTTTACAACAGAGCAAGAAGCAGAATAATTGTTCTGAGAAAAAATTTCAATATTATTTATGTTTGGTATGGCATATTATTGCATATTATATTATTTACGCCATATAAGATTTATCAGTCTATTAAATCTGATACGCCATTAGAGACCCTTGTTGCTTGGTTCAAAGGGAGTATTGATGGTGTTTCTGCAAAATTA
- a CDS encoding glycosyltransferase family 2 protein, whose translation MSLGKYDLVVAYRIYPLVSKTPFVHKTDKYKLSEVCLCSFKKALGPLKVKMFAILDNCPYEYNELFHKYFSEDDLEIVRVNGVGNKETFKKQIELLLSQNQSETIYFAEDDYLYLPNSIVHMVDYLNNVENVDFISVYDHLDLYTYELHKHNNYLQLFGDHHWRTANSTCLTFITKKKILEQTKKVFLSYSTGNLDASLWISLTKHKLNVVKCLFYYFTDIEMFRIIAKAWYYCWPYILFGKRRKLWIPIPALGTHVEKKYLAPTINWKKYISG comes from the coding sequence ATGTCATTAGGAAAATATGATTTAGTTGTTGCGTATCGTATTTATCCGTTAGTGTCGAAAACCCCGTTCGTCCATAAAACAGATAAATATAAATTATCAGAGGTATGTCTTTGTTCATTTAAGAAAGCTCTTGGGCCATTAAAAGTTAAAATGTTTGCCATTTTAGATAATTGCCCTTACGAATATAATGAATTATTCCACAAATATTTTAGTGAAGATGATCTCGAGATCGTAAGAGTAAATGGTGTTGGGAATAAAGAGACTTTCAAAAAACAAATAGAATTGTTGTTGTCTCAAAACCAATCGGAGACAATCTATTTTGCTGAGGATGATTATCTTTACTTGCCAAATAGCATTGTCCACATGGTTGATTATCTAAATAATGTTGAAAATGTTGACTTTATTTCTGTTTATGATCATCTTGATTTATATACATATGAATTACATAAACACAACAACTATTTACAATTATTTGGGGATCATCATTGGAGAACAGCAAATTCTACTTGTCTAACATTTATTACAAAGAAAAAAATATTAGAGCAAACAAAGAAAGTGTTTTTAAGTTATTCAACAGGGAATCTTGATGCGAGCCTTTGGATTAGCTTAACAAAGCATAAACTAAATGTTGTAAAATGTCTATTTTATTATTTTACTGATATCGAGATGTTTCGAATCATTGCGAAAGCTTGGTATTATTGTTGGCCATATATATTATTTGGCAAAAGAAGAAAACTCTGGATACCAATACCTGCATTAGGGACACATGTTGAAAAAAAATATTTAGCACCAACAATTAACTGGAAAAAATATATTTCTGGTTAA
- a CDS encoding glycosyltransferase family 2 protein, protein MNVDVAIVIVNWCKADLTIKAIESIKYDPNIIVKIIVADNGSNDDSIEKLKRLSNIDLMPLDKNYGYAIGNNIATRYAIKNYNPNYILLLNNDAILSPNTLNLFMKFSETAAILAPKIYYYNSDIIWACGGYVKNKQAMAMNIGQDECDRNQFNIIRDVDFASGCAMWIDTKVIKGIGLLGEKYISYYEDVDYCLRARRSGYSIKYVPDIVVYHHTGATSGGEYNSYQSYFRWRNRLLLNQSNGTQIHKIVFMIILPIIIIRDSFKYVSRGKHRELIEAYKGLLSVIQYGK, encoded by the coding sequence ATGAATGTCGATGTAGCTATAGTAATTGTCAATTGGTGTAAAGCTGATCTGACAATTAAGGCAATTGAAAGCATTAAGTATGACCCTAATATAATAGTTAAAATTATTGTTGCGGATAATGGTTCCAATGATGATTCCATTGAAAAATTAAAACGTCTTTCAAATATTGATTTAATGCCATTGGATAAAAATTATGGTTATGCCATAGGTAATAATATTGCAACCAGGTATGCAATAAAGAATTATAATCCCAACTATATACTGTTGTTAAATAATGATGCAATTCTATCCCCCAATACGCTAAATCTATTTATGAAATTCTCAGAAACAGCTGCGATATTGGCACCCAAAATATATTATTATAATTCAGATATTATATGGGCATGCGGAGGATATGTTAAGAACAAGCAAGCGATGGCTATGAATATTGGACAGGATGAATGTGACAGGAATCAATTTAATATTATAAGGGATGTTGATTTTGCCAGTGGTTGTGCTATGTGGATAGATACAAAAGTAATTAAAGGAATAGGTTTGCTGGGAGAAAAATATATTAGTTATTACGAAGATGTTGACTATTGTTTGCGTGCCAGGAGATCTGGTTACTCAATAAAATATGTGCCAGATATTGTTGTTTATCATCATACCGGGGCAACTTCAGGAGGTGAATATAATAGTTATCAAAGTTATTTCCGTTGGCGTAATAGATTATTGCTTAACCAATCAAATGGCACTCAAATTCATAAAATAGTATTCATGATAATCTTACCTATAATAATCATAAGGGATTCGTTTAAATATGTATCTCGTGGCAAACACAGAGAACTAATTGAAGCTTATAAAGGGTTGCTAAGTGTGATCCAATATGGTAAATGA
- a CDS encoding glycosyltransferase family 4 protein, whose protein sequence is MRIAVWHNLPNGGGKRALYDQVKGLLSLGHHVEAWCPSTADREYLPLDQLITEHVLPIGEAMTLPGNVGNKLMRLIRKWKLYRELDISCRRCAGEIRLGGYDVLLAHPCQYFSAPHIGRYLAIPKVLYLQEPCRVLYEALPEYPWKAREKYRRGENISNYLINTIEDHIRIHQMRFKVREEYRNAASFDDILVNSYFSRENVLRAYGLQSSVCYLGIDADHFMPDEGVIKSNIVITVGAIAPSKNIGFIIKALSLLGPDKPSLVCIGNGSNQDYKDKLIEEALQSNVVVEFMTNVSDKTMLQYLNKSKIFLYAPRLEPFGFTPLEANSCEIPVVAIAEGGLRETIINNVNGILVDYSPSQMADAIKYLLNNQSVRESLGKNGRLQVKEKWSLHIATKHLEQLLEKACQNKNNKGMPPVKVC, encoded by the coding sequence ATGCGCATTGCAGTTTGGCATAACTTGCCGAATGGTGGTGGTAAAAGAGCGCTGTATGATCAGGTTAAAGGATTGCTATCATTAGGGCATCATGTAGAAGCATGGTGCCCATCAACAGCAGACCGCGAGTATTTACCATTAGATCAATTGATTACAGAGCATGTGTTGCCGATTGGTGAAGCTATGACGCTACCAGGGAACGTCGGAAATAAACTGATGCGATTGATTCGTAAATGGAAGCTATATCGGGAACTTGACATAAGTTGCCGTCGCTGTGCAGGTGAAATCAGGTTGGGTGGTTATGATGTATTATTGGCGCACCCTTGTCAATATTTTAGTGCTCCACACATTGGGAGATATTTAGCTATTCCTAAAGTGCTTTATTTACAAGAGCCGTGTCGTGTACTATATGAAGCATTGCCAGAGTATCCCTGGAAAGCCCGTGAGAAATATCGACGCGGCGAAAATATTAGTAATTACTTGATCAACACAATTGAAGATCACATAAGAATACATCAGATGCGTTTTAAAGTAAGGGAGGAATATCGTAATGCTGCTTCCTTTGATGATATTCTTGTAAATTCATATTTTTCCAGGGAAAATGTGTTGCGGGCGTACGGTCTTCAATCAAGCGTATGCTATTTAGGCATAGATGCCGATCATTTTATGCCCGACGAAGGTGTTATTAAAAGCAACATTGTAATCACAGTTGGTGCAATAGCCCCAAGTAAAAACATTGGTTTTATTATCAAAGCCCTTTCATTATTAGGTCCGGATAAGCCTTCCTTAGTTTGCATTGGTAATGGCAGTAATCAAGATTATAAAGATAAGCTAATTGAAGAGGCCCTGCAATCAAATGTAGTTGTAGAATTTATGACTAATGTTAGCGATAAAACAATGTTGCAGTATTTAAACAAGTCAAAAATATTTTTATATGCACCGCGCTTAGAACCTTTTGGGTTTACTCCATTAGAAGCAAATTCATGTGAAATCCCAGTTGTTGCAATTGCTGAAGGTGGGCTAAGGGAAACTATAATCAACAATGTTAACGGGATTTTGGTTGATTATTCACCATCACAAATGGCAGATGCAATTAAGTATTTACTCAATAATCAGAGTGTCAGGGAATCACTTGGGAAAAACGGGAGATTGCAGGTAAAAGAAAAATGGTCATTGCACATTGCAACAAAGCACCTTGAACAGCTGTTGGAAAAGGCGTGTCAGAATAAAAACAACAAAGGAATGCCACCGGTTAAAGTTTGTTAG